Proteins encoded together in one Carya illinoinensis cultivar Pawnee chromosome 3, C.illinoinensisPawnee_v1, whole genome shotgun sequence window:
- the LOC122305801 gene encoding exopolygalacturonase-like — protein MAVNINLALMSLVFLVAFNAIDHAQAAVFDVTTHGAKPGGDITAALTSAWKDACAASGKNQVVVPKGTFKLGEVSLEGPCKGPIEFQNHGTVQAPADPGKFKDFWIQIIHVDGFTLSGGGTFDGQGQLAWKSNNCANDANCGVFAANLKFSFLTNAVVKDITSLNSKYFHIILLGCKHMQLEQLTITAPADSANTDGIHIGRSSLITISDIKIGTGDDCISIGDGSQGVTITKVTCGPGHGISIGSLGKYKDEEPVTGITVTDCTITDATNGVRIKTWPASPSPGTATGLHFENIDMTNVENCLLIDQGYCPHGICKAQIPSTIKISDVSFKNIRGTSTSVEAVKISCSKSVPCEKVHLENIDIKFTGSGEYKAICENVKPTFAGTQNPPACTGSSAE, from the exons ATGGCTGTGAATATAAACCTCGCGTTGATGTCCTTGGTGTTTCTAGTGGCATTTAATGCCATTGATCATGCCCAGGCCGCAGTTTTTGATGTGACAACACATGGAGCAAAGCCTGGTGGAGATATAACCGcg GCTTTGACCAGTGCTTGGAAAGATGCATGCGCAGCAAGTGGTAAAAACCAAGTTGTGGTTCCAAAAGGGACATTCAAATTAGGTGAAGTGAGCTTAGAAGGACCTTGCAAGGGACCTATTGAATTCCAGAATCATGGCACCGTCCAGGCTCCGGCAGACCCCGGTAAATTCAAGGATTTCTGGATTCAAATCATTCATGTTGATGGGTTCACTCTGTCAGGGGGTGGAACTTTCGATGGGCAAGGACAACTAGCTTGGAAATCAAATAACTGTGCCAATGACGCCAACTGCGGAGTATTTGCCGCT AATTTGAAGTTCAGCTTCCTCACAAATGCAGTAGTCAAGGACATAACATCACTAAACAGCAAATATTTCCACATAATCTTGTTGGGCTGCAAACACATGCAGTTAGAACAACTAACCATAACTGCACCTGCAGACAGCGCCAACACCGATGGAATCCACATTGGACGTTCATCTTTGATTACAATTAGCGATATAAAGATTGGAACTGGTGATGATTGTATCTCCATTGGTGATGGAAGCCAAGGCGTTACTATCACAAAAGTAACATGTGGACCTGGCCATGGCATCAGCATTGGAAGCCTTGGAAAATACAAGGACGAGGAACCTGTGACTGGAATCACAGTCACCGATTGCACCATTACCGATGCCACAAATGGCGTGAGGATCAAGACATGGCCTGCTAGCCCTAGTCCTGGTACTGCAACCGGTCTGCATTTCGAGAATATTGACATGACTAACGTGGAGAATTGTCTCCTCATAGATCAAGGATACTGCCCACATGGTATATGCAAAGCTCAG ATTCCCTCTACGATCAAGATCAGCGACGTTAGCTTCAAGAACATTCGAGGAACTAGTACTAGTGTAGAGGCTGTCAAGATATCTTGTAGCAAGAGCGTACCATGCGAGAAAGTGCATCTTGAGAACATCGACATTAAATTCACAGGGTCTGGAGAGTATAAAGCAATATGTGAGAATGTCAAACCCACATTTGCTGGAACTCAGAACCCTCCTGCTTGTACGGGGTCATCTGCAGAATGA